The Candidatus Margulisiibacteriota bacterium genome contains the following window.
TGAATATCGATGGCCGGCCGGGTTCGACGGCTTTGCTCTGGGAACATGTGGAAGATTCACCGGGCAGAGTTTGCTCCAATCCGCGCGTGATCCTGCCGCGCAAGCTGGACGAGGACGTGGTCAATTCGCCGGTGGAAGTTGATTTCCGCAGTTTCGGCGTGCGCGCGCCGCTATGCACCGCCAAGAATCCGACGTATGGTATTTTTGGCATGCTGCATTTGCTGCCGCCAGCGCTGTCCTGGCTCTGGCGTCTGGCCGCGCCGCGCGGCGATGCCAACCCCAGTATTTTGACCAAAGGCAGCGGGCTGATCACGGAAGGCGTCGGCACTTTTTGGCCTTTTGCGACCGGCAAGTTTGTGAATTACGCCAATCTCCTGCTGGATCAGATCGCCGCCACGCCGCAGACCAGACACGTGCTCCTGCCCAATCAGCATATCGGCGCCTGGAAAGTCGGCTTCATGCCGCAGTGGCTGGTCAGAGAGTATCTGGCCAGGAGAGGCGCCGCAAAATTTAATCCCGCGCATTTAGAGGTCGCGCGCTGTCCTCTGCTGGGCTATATTCCGGGGCAGATAAAGATCGAAGGCACGACCATACCGGAACAGTTTTTGCATGTGGAGACGCAGCCGGAAGTCGGCCTTGACGCTTACGATACCGGCGCGCAAATTTTGACAGAATTTTTCCGCGCGGAGATCAAAAAATATCTCCAGCCGGAGCTGAGCCGTCTGGGACAGGATATTATCAACTGCTGTCTGGAAAACGGCGACCTGGAAGATTACAAAAAACTCCTGCCGATGACGTATTAGTCTTTTGTATGTAAAAGTATGCTATAATATGCATAAATATGCTCGGTAAAAATGAAAGGAGTTAATTATGCCATTATTGCAGGTGCGGAATTGTCCCGAAAAAATCTATAAAAAATTGGCGGAAGAAGCCAAACGCGAACACCGGACTATCGCCCAGCAGACTGTCGCCACGCTAGAAACTATACTCGGCCTGAATGAGGCGATTATTGCGGCCAATAAAGCCCGCCGCAAATTATTGTCTGAGCGGGTGAGAGCGATGGAAATTCCGAAAGCGGTTAGGGAAGTTGACGATGTGAAATGGATACGCGAGGATAGAAATAGATGATAGTTGTTTTGGATGTCAGCGGCGCGTCTCAGGTAATATTCCACAAAGAAAAAATGGAAAGATTCGACATGGTTTTGCAGGAGGCTTCTCTGGTGATAGCTCCGGATTTATATGTACCGGAATTAACCAATGCGATTTGGAAGTATGGAAATTTTGCTGGTTATACACTTGAAGAATGTAATAGTTTTATAAAAATTGGCCTGAAATATGTTAATAAATTTGTGGACTCTCGAGAATTATGGCTGGAAGCGTTTCGGCTGGGGCTGGAGAATAGACACTCAATTTATGATATGTATTATCTGGCGTTAGCCCGGCAGAATGAGGCCATGCTGGTTACTAACGACAAAGAGCTGCTTAAAATAGGCAAGAAGCTGCATGTGGAATATTGTTATTGATTTTTAGTTTAAAACGTCTAAAATATTAGCCGATGGACAATATTTTGACTATTAAGCGTGAGCTGGTCGACCGGGTCAGGGCGCGGCGCAAAGAGCAGAAAATCTCGCAGCAAAAATTGGCGGAACGATCCGGCGTGAGTTTCGGCTCGGTCAAGCGTTTTGAAAGATTTGGCGAGATCTCGCTGGTCTCG
Protein-coding sequences here:
- a CDS encoding helix-turn-helix transcriptional regulator, which produces MDNILTIKRELVDRVRARRKEQKISQQKLAERSGVSFGSVKRFERFGEISLVSLLKVAQALGCESDFAYLFKEKQPVKLYFHYQDKNESLTPSAVWA
- a CDS encoding type II toxin-antitoxin system VapC family toxin, producing MIVVLDVSGASQVIFHKEKMERFDMVLQEASLVIAPDLYVPELTNAIWKYGNFAGYTLEECNSFIKIGLKYVNKFVDSRELWLEAFRLGLENRHSIYDMYYLALARQNEAMLVTNDKELLKIGKKLHVEYCY